One stretch of Nocardia mangyaensis DNA includes these proteins:
- a CDS encoding PadR family transcriptional regulator codes for MQLDYVILGALALGRYSGYDLRRWMDGAGRYIGYGVQLPQIYRRLGVLVDRGLVEFEVDQRSGRPDAKVYSLTDAGRTVLLDWARSPFEPSPRPMDPDFKLRFFFAGQLDREIAIDIVRTELQYRLDNDNLSADAPLPESYQPQIPGLDPEWAREVHVLAHEHGYASTAAYVAWLQLTLARLESGRTR; via the coding sequence ATGCAGCTCGACTACGTGATCCTCGGCGCGCTCGCCCTTGGCCGGTACTCCGGTTACGACCTGCGCCGCTGGATGGACGGCGCGGGCCGCTACATCGGCTACGGCGTCCAGTTGCCACAGATCTACCGACGATTGGGCGTCCTCGTCGACCGCGGGCTGGTCGAGTTCGAGGTCGACCAGCGTTCTGGTCGTCCGGATGCCAAGGTCTACTCGCTCACCGATGCCGGGCGGACCGTGCTCCTCGACTGGGCCCGGTCGCCGTTCGAACCCTCCCCGCGACCGATGGATCCGGATTTCAAGCTGCGCTTCTTCTTCGCCGGGCAACTCGATCGCGAGATCGCCATCGACATCGTTCGGACCGAACTCCAGTACCGGCTCGACAACGACAACCTCTCGGCCGACGCCCCGCTTCCCGAGAGCTATCAGCCGCAGATCCCGGGTCTCGATCCCGAGTGGGCGCGCGAGGTGCACGTCCTGGCTCACGAACATGGCTATGCCTCCACGGCGGCCTATGTCGCGTGGCTACAGCTCACGCTGGCACGACTGGAGTCGGGCCGCACGCGCTGA
- a CDS encoding sulfatase — MRIIYIDVDTLRADHTTPYGYHRPTTPNLQQLADKSVVFDRYYCSDSPCMPSRTALTSGQFGITNGVIGHFGQAAQFRLDAGHAPEPDRPMLGQALQFGGYYTAAVSVFAERHRAYYFHANFREAIRATSNWGDEDAADVNRAAIDWIRRHADDENWYLHLTYWEPHTDYTQPVEWTTKMAESGPVQDWPDAETIAAHGEVYGPRSALDLNYSLAGTGRSPVPHNMPDAITSRADFEHLINGFDGSIAYWDHHFGKLMAVLEELGIAEDTAVIVSADHGESFGENGSYAEHGLANEPTHRLPLVVYWPGVTDGLSAEQRRNDALLYNIDLAPTLCDLLGLRIPAGWQGESFAEALRGNAVESRDYLVFGHGAHTYQRAVRTRDHLYIRTYHPGCFRAEWEQLFDVTADPYLTRDLLADEPELAVAMRARLAEWWNTYAGHPGALPDPMQTTLQTGPTYYNDPARYAQHLRDTGRAHLADDLEQRLRSLTIPVSWQAPDRPRVEALRNRWMEVLSEAATSS; from the coding sequence ATGCGCATCATCTATATCGATGTCGACACCCTACGTGCCGATCACACCACCCCCTACGGCTATCACCGGCCGACTACGCCCAACCTGCAACAGTTGGCGGACAAGTCGGTGGTCTTCGACCGCTATTACTGTTCGGATTCACCGTGCATGCCCTCGCGCACCGCACTGACAAGCGGGCAATTCGGCATCACCAACGGCGTGATCGGCCATTTCGGTCAAGCAGCCCAGTTCCGCCTGGACGCCGGGCATGCGCCCGAGCCTGATCGGCCGATGCTGGGGCAGGCACTGCAGTTCGGTGGCTATTACACCGCCGCCGTCTCGGTTTTCGCCGAGCGACACCGTGCCTACTACTTTCACGCCAATTTCCGCGAAGCCATTCGCGCTACGAGCAATTGGGGTGACGAGGATGCCGCCGACGTCAATCGTGCCGCGATCGACTGGATCCGCCGCCACGCCGACGATGAGAACTGGTACCTGCATCTGACCTACTGGGAGCCGCATACCGACTACACCCAGCCGGTGGAGTGGACAACGAAGATGGCCGAGTCGGGGCCGGTGCAGGACTGGCCCGATGCCGAGACCATCGCGGCGCACGGCGAGGTCTACGGACCGCGCAGCGCGCTGGATCTCAACTACTCCCTCGCCGGCACCGGCCGCTCGCCGGTCCCGCACAACATGCCCGACGCGATCACCTCACGCGCGGATTTCGAGCATCTGATCAACGGGTTCGACGGTTCGATCGCGTACTGGGACCACCATTTCGGGAAGCTCATGGCAGTCCTCGAAGAGCTCGGGATCGCCGAGGACACCGCGGTGATCGTCAGTGCCGATCATGGCGAGTCCTTCGGCGAGAACGGTTCCTATGCCGAGCACGGTCTGGCCAACGAGCCGACCCATCGGCTGCCACTGGTCGTCTACTGGCCCGGTGTCACCGACGGCCTGAGCGCTGAGCAGCGACGCAACGACGCCCTGCTCTACAACATCGACCTCGCGCCCACGTTGTGTGATCTGCTCGGGCTCCGGATCCCGGCGGGATGGCAGGGCGAATCCTTCGCGGAAGCCTTGCGCGGCAACGCTGTCGAATCGCGCGACTACCTCGTCTTCGGCCACGGCGCGCACACCTATCAACGGGCGGTCCGCACCCGTGACCACCTCTATATCCGTACCTATCACCCCGGCTGCTTCCGGGCCGAGTGGGAGCAGCTGTTCGACGTCACCGCCGATCCCTATCTGACTCGTGATCTGCTCGCCGACGAACCCGAGCTCGCCGTCGCGATGCGGGCGCGCCTGGCCGAATGGTGGAACACCTACGCCGGACATCCCGGTGCTCTCCCCGATCCGATGCAGACGACCCTGCAGACCGGGCCCACCTACTACAACGACCCGGCGCGCTACGCACAGCACCTCCGCGACACCGGGCGCGCGCACCTGGCCGACGACCTCGAACAACGGCTACGGAGTCTGACGATCCCGGTCTCCTGGCAGGCCCCCGATCGGCCGCGCGTCGAAGCATTGCGCAATCGATGGATGGAGGTTCTGTCCGAGGCCGCAACAAGTTCCTGA
- a CDS encoding ABC transporter permease — protein MTLLILRRLGAAVGMIFAVSILAFLILSSGTDDLARNILGEAATAQAVDDLTRELGLDKPLLAQFLPWLGDLIRGDLGQSYLTRQPVIDVVGERLPVTFSLMALTIVVVAFASTALAILAATRRGAVDRAIQAGSIVAHAVPNYLVAMLLASWLAVGLQLFPAAGFVPLTVSPYAWGASLALPVVSLALAGVAASAQQARGALVDVLASDYIRTLRSRGISQRSLLWRHAMRNASPAWLTTLSLQLIGLIGGSFMIEKVFGMEGLGSMAVNATLSGDRPVLMGIVILTTVFVATVNLLVDLALAWAIPKARVS, from the coding sequence ATGACGTTGCTGATTCTGCGCAGGCTCGGGGCAGCGGTCGGCATGATCTTCGCGGTATCGATCCTCGCCTTTCTCATTCTGAGCAGCGGGACGGACGATCTCGCTCGAAACATTCTCGGTGAAGCGGCCACGGCCCAGGCCGTCGACGACCTGACTCGTGAACTCGGCCTGGACAAGCCACTGCTCGCGCAATTCCTTCCATGGCTCGGCGACCTGATCCGCGGCGATCTCGGCCAGTCGTATCTGACCCGACAGCCGGTGATCGACGTCGTGGGAGAGCGGCTGCCGGTGACGTTCTCCCTGATGGCGCTGACGATCGTGGTCGTCGCCTTCGCGAGCACCGCTCTGGCGATTCTGGCCGCAACACGGCGAGGCGCGGTCGACCGCGCGATCCAGGCCGGATCAATCGTTGCCCACGCCGTACCGAACTACCTGGTCGCCATGCTGTTGGCGTCCTGGCTCGCCGTGGGTCTCCAGCTGTTCCCCGCTGCCGGTTTCGTCCCGCTCACCGTTTCGCCGTATGCCTGGGGAGCCTCGCTCGCGCTTCCGGTCGTCTCGCTGGCGCTGGCCGGTGTGGCGGCCAGCGCACAGCAAGCGCGCGGCGCCCTGGTCGATGTCCTGGCCTCCGATTACATCCGCACGTTGCGCTCCCGGGGCATTTCCCAGCGCTCACTGTTGTGGCGGCATGCGATGCGCAACGCGTCCCCGGCCTGGCTGACGACGCTGTCCTTGCAGCTCATCGGTCTCATCGGCGGATCGTTCATGATCGAGAAGGTCTTCGGAATGGAAGGTCTCGGCAGCATGGCGGTGAACGCCACGCTCAGCGGCGACCGGCCCGTACTCATGGGCATAGTCATCCTCACCACGGTGTTCGTCGCAACCGTCAACCTCCTCGTCGATCTCGCCCTCGCCTGGGCCATCCCGAAGGCACGCGTCTCATGA
- a CDS encoding formylglycine-generating enzyme family protein — translation MPARAGAHPPETGAQIRGEPVAAGVADTAGMVALPGGEFSMGNAHGDGYRSDGEGPVRPVRLDPFHLDARAVDNARFAAFVAATGYRTEAERLGWSYVFAGFLPAAVRRRSQRPERTPWWCAVEGAVWDHPEGPGSGLDDRADHPVVHVSWNDARAYCDWAGKRLPTEAEWEYAARGGLVGARYPWGDELDAGGEYRCNIWRGSFPAKNTAADGYRGTAPVDAFAPNGFGLYNMTGNVWEWCADWWTTEHGAVPVANPAGPATGEARVIRGGSHMCHDSYCFRYRVAARSANTPDSSSAHTGFRCALSTFAVA, via the coding sequence ATGCCGGCCCGCGCGGGAGCACATCCGCCGGAGACCGGCGCGCAGATTCGTGGTGAGCCGGTCGCTGCCGGTGTCGCGGACACGGCGGGAATGGTCGCGCTGCCCGGCGGGGAGTTCTCGATGGGTAATGCGCACGGTGACGGCTATCGATCCGATGGCGAGGGGCCGGTGCGCCCCGTCCGGCTCGATCCGTTCCACCTCGATGCCAGGGCTGTCGACAACGCCCGGTTCGCCGCCTTCGTCGCGGCCACCGGGTATCGCACCGAGGCCGAGCGTCTCGGCTGGTCGTATGTCTTCGCCGGATTCCTCCCCGCCGCGGTGCGCCGACGGTCGCAGCGACCCGAGCGCACCCCGTGGTGGTGCGCGGTCGAGGGTGCGGTGTGGGACCACCCGGAGGGGCCGGGCAGCGGGCTGGACGATCGCGCGGACCACCCGGTGGTCCACGTGTCCTGGAACGACGCGCGGGCCTACTGCGACTGGGCGGGCAAGCGGCTGCCGACGGAGGCGGAGTGGGAGTACGCCGCGAGAGGCGGCCTGGTCGGTGCGCGATATCCGTGGGGCGATGAACTCGACGCCGGTGGCGAATACCGGTGCAACATCTGGCGCGGCAGCTTCCCGGCGAAGAACACCGCTGCCGACGGCTACCGCGGCACGGCCCCGGTCGACGCGTTCGCGCCCAACGGGTTCGGGCTCTACAACATGACCGGCAACGTCTGGGAGTGGTGCGCGGACTGGTGGACCACAGAACACGGTGCGGTACCGGTCGCGAATCCGGCCGGTCCGGCCACCGGTGAGGCCAGGGTGATCCGCGGCGGCTCACATATGTGTCATGACTCGTACTGTTTTCGCTATCGGGTCGCTGCCCGCTCGGCGAATACGCCGGACAGTTCCAGTGCGCACACCGGATTCCGCTGTGCGCTGTCGACATTCGCCGTCGCGTGA
- a CDS encoding dipeptide/oligopeptide/nickel ABC transporter permease/ATP-binding protein, whose protein sequence is MTDIPGPPAAGGSDPADPRERHDIRAGLVTNAAAHVGLAILLVVAACVLGAFYLEWFHPEAGISGDLSDRNGAPGVGGHLLGTDTAGRDVLLRLVVASKTTILGAALAVCVALAVAVPLGLSAGYFGGKLDAVSQWVAALIMSLPSLLLLITLVSVTSSATSTVMTFLGLLMFPAVFRLVRGQVIAVKNELYVDAARISGLSDARIIARHVFGVVRGPIVIMTSILCGVAITAQAGMDFIGLGDTETATWGQMMNEGFLVFYSNKALFIWPGVTLTLTIAAFMLVGNGMRDAFARVGDDAPAGARSTARTPVPRSAAAAPSPDVVVAVRDLVIAYPGAGQGREVVRSAAFELRRGRTLGVVGESGSGKTQTAFAILDLLPAAARVQHGEVWLDGVNTLTLTAAERSKLVRSRVAYVPQEPMSNLDPAFTIGFQLVEPLRVRGMSKDKARKHALELLARVGIPEPERTFAAYPHQISGGMAQRVLIAGAVSTDPAVLIADEPTTALDVTVQAEILDLFRDLQTEFGMSILLVTHNLGVVADLCDDVAVMREGTVVETATVEEFFANPQHPYSRQLLDSMPDPDHIRAPFDREQADDAIRMEKTTL, encoded by the coding sequence ATGACCGATATCCCTGGGCCCCCCGCTGCCGGTGGCTCCGACCCAGCCGACCCGCGCGAACGCCACGACATCCGTGCGGGTCTGGTGACCAACGCCGCGGCACACGTGGGGCTCGCGATTCTGCTCGTCGTCGCGGCATGTGTACTGGGCGCGTTCTACCTGGAGTGGTTCCACCCCGAAGCAGGCATCAGCGGCGATCTCAGTGATCGCAACGGGGCACCAGGGGTCGGTGGTCACCTGCTCGGTACCGACACCGCGGGCCGTGACGTCCTGTTGCGTCTTGTCGTCGCTTCGAAGACGACGATTCTGGGTGCGGCGCTGGCGGTCTGCGTGGCGCTGGCGGTGGCGGTGCCGCTGGGGTTGTCCGCGGGATACTTCGGCGGGAAGCTCGATGCCGTCAGCCAGTGGGTAGCCGCGCTCATCATGTCGCTGCCCTCGTTGCTGCTGCTCATCACCCTGGTGTCGGTGACCAGTTCAGCCACCAGCACCGTCATGACGTTCCTCGGGCTGCTGATGTTCCCCGCGGTATTCCGGCTGGTCCGCGGTCAGGTCATCGCGGTCAAGAACGAGCTGTACGTCGATGCCGCCCGGATCTCGGGGCTGAGCGATGCCAGGATCATCGCGCGCCATGTGTTCGGTGTGGTGCGCGGCCCGATCGTGATCATGACCTCGATCCTGTGCGGTGTCGCGATCACCGCACAGGCCGGCATGGATTTCATCGGTCTGGGTGACACCGAGACCGCGACCTGGGGCCAGATGATGAACGAGGGATTCCTCGTCTTCTACAGCAACAAGGCGCTGTTCATCTGGCCGGGAGTCACGCTCACCCTGACCATCGCGGCCTTCATGCTGGTAGGCAACGGGATGCGCGACGCGTTCGCCCGTGTCGGCGACGACGCACCCGCAGGTGCTCGTTCCACTGCCCGGACCCCGGTTCCGCGCAGCGCAGCTGCCGCACCGTCGCCCGACGTCGTGGTCGCCGTCCGCGATCTGGTGATCGCCTACCCCGGCGCCGGCCAGGGGCGGGAGGTGGTGCGCTCGGCCGCGTTCGAGCTCCGGCGCGGACGCACCCTCGGCGTGGTCGGCGAGTCCGGCTCCGGTAAGACGCAGACGGCCTTCGCGATCCTCGACCTGCTGCCCGCCGCCGCGCGAGTCCAGCACGGTGAGGTGTGGCTCGACGGCGTGAACACCTTGACGTTGACCGCTGCCGAACGGAGCAAGCTCGTCCGGTCGAGGGTCGCCTATGTTCCGCAGGAACCGATGAGCAATCTCGATCCCGCCTTCACGATCGGATTCCAGCTCGTCGAGCCACTGCGCGTCCGCGGCATGAGCAAGGACAAGGCCCGCAAGCACGCACTCGAACTGCTCGCACGCGTCGGGATCCCCGAGCCGGAACGCACCTTCGCGGCCTATCCGCATCAGATCTCCGGTGGTATGGCCCAACGTGTCCTCATCGCCGGTGCCGTCTCCACCGATCCGGCGGTACTCATCGCGGACGAGCCGACGACCGCCCTCGATGTCACCGTGCAGGCCGAGATCCTTGACCTGTTCCGTGACCTGCAAACCGAATTCGGGATGTCGATCCTGCTCGTCACCCACAACCTCGGTGTCGTTGCCGACCTGTGTGACGACGTCGCGGTCATGCGGGAGGGCACGGTGGTCGAAACCGCGACCGTCGAGGAGTTCTTCGCGAACCCGCAACACCCGTACTCCCGGCAACTGCTGGACTCGATGCCGGATCCCGATCATATTCGGGCGCCGTTCGACCGCGAGCAGGCCGATGACGCGATCCGGATGGAGAAGACCACCCTATGA
- a CDS encoding ATP-binding cassette domain-containing protein gives MTLLDIRDLTVTYPRRNRRTAAFTAVRDVSLDIRAGETVGLVGGSGSGKTTIGRAVLGLAPVTQGSIAFDGEDISHITRARRRRLGSQIQVIFQDPYTSLNPSMTIADILTEPLTAAGRSGPQSRDRVAQLLDAVGLPADAGARYASEFSGGQRQRVAIARAFALQPRLIVCDEPVSALDLSTQDRVLRLLVDIQEQTGVAYLFVSHDLSVVRHISHRVAVMCQGEIVESGPCAAVTESPQHPFTRDLLFASPVADPARQRERRRQRAQTHEQRATEPAAAGQSTALQEAP, from the coding sequence ATGACCCTGCTCGACATCCGTGACCTCACAGTCACCTATCCCCGCCGCAATCGGCGCACCGCGGCCTTCACCGCGGTCCGCGACGTCTCGCTCGATATCCGCGCCGGTGAAACCGTTGGCTTGGTAGGTGGTTCCGGGTCAGGAAAGACGACCATCGGACGGGCCGTCCTCGGTCTGGCGCCGGTCACCCAGGGATCGATCGCTTTCGACGGCGAAGACATCAGCCACATCACCCGGGCTCGGCGGCGTCGACTGGGATCCCAGATCCAGGTGATATTTCAGGATCCCTACACCTCGCTCAATCCGTCCATGACGATCGCCGACATCCTGACCGAGCCGCTGACCGCCGCCGGACGGTCAGGGCCGCAGTCCCGTGACAGGGTCGCGCAGCTCCTCGACGCGGTCGGCCTGCCCGCCGATGCCGGTGCGCGCTACGCTTCGGAATTTAGCGGCGGGCAGCGGCAACGTGTCGCGATCGCACGGGCGTTCGCGTTGCAGCCGAGACTGATCGTGTGCGACGAGCCGGTGTCGGCTCTCGATCTGAGCACCCAGGATCGGGTCCTGCGACTCCTCGTCGACATCCAGGAGCAGACGGGTGTCGCCTATCTGTTCGTCTCCCACGATCTTTCGGTGGTCCGCCACATCAGCCACCGGGTCGCGGTGATGTGTCAGGGCGAGATCGTCGAGTCGGGACCGTGCGCCGCGGTCACGGAGTCCCCGCAGCACCCGTTCACCCGCGATCTGCTGTTCGCCTCACCTGTCGCCGACCCGGCCCGGCAACGCGAGCGACGTCGGCAACGCGCGCAAACGCATGAGCAGCGTGCCACCGAACCGGCCGCCGCAGGTCAGTCCACCGCACTCCAGGAGGCGCCGTGA
- a CDS encoding glycoside hydrolase family 3 N-terminal domain-containing protein, with protein MSLHPLITELTDAEKAALCTGAGFWDLAGVPRLGIEGISVADGPHGLRRQDEDADHLGTTDSRPATCFPTASGLASSFDPELLARIGGALAIEARAAGVGVLLGPGVNMKRSPLCGRNFEYFSEDPHLTGELGAAMVRGLQDNGIGASLKHFAANNQEHSRMTVSAEVDERALREIYLPAFETVVRKAQPWTVMCSYNRLNGTYAAEHRWLLTEVLREEWGFQGLVVSDWFAVNDRAAGVSAGLDLEMPASSDGPARVLAALESGELDRADLDLAASRVLTLIDRARASEGPAVVDTDAHHELAREAARRSAVLLQNAGALPLAGIGAPIVVCGAFAVTPRYQGAGSSRVVPTRLDNALDALRAALPDRTIEYFADYDLAAATAAADAAEVIVFAGLPDSAESEGYDRSVIDLPADQVEFLDTLRQRRGRLTVVVQAGAAVTLPFADHADAILLAWLGGQAAGTAVADLLSGAHSPTGKLAETIPLDLRHTPAYTAFPGDGTTVEYREGIFIGYRWYETRGLPVAFPFGHGLTYTTFAYSDLEVAVEGNSATAGFTITNTGEYPAAEVAQIYIADPESDLARPVHELKGFARVELGPGESRRLRVELDRRAFAYWHPRKGSWHVEAGEFVVQVGASSTDIRVSQTIQLDGEPLPGRLTPTSSTGAWLADPVHGPTLREILGRASGGLAGVLLDNPELDFGRYSMLVGTPLNRLCRIDAVDFDVDAINDIITTATAPASQAHAAG; from the coding sequence ATGTCTTTGCATCCGCTCATCACCGAACTGACCGACGCCGAGAAGGCCGCCCTCTGCACGGGCGCGGGCTTCTGGGATCTCGCCGGAGTTCCCCGGCTGGGGATCGAAGGCATCAGTGTGGCCGACGGCCCGCACGGCCTGCGCAGGCAGGACGAGGACGCCGACCACCTCGGTACGACCGATTCCCGGCCCGCGACCTGTTTCCCGACCGCGTCCGGATTGGCGAGCAGCTTCGATCCGGAACTACTCGCGCGGATCGGCGGCGCGCTCGCGATCGAGGCGCGGGCCGCGGGGGTCGGGGTGCTCCTCGGGCCAGGGGTCAACATGAAGCGGTCCCCGCTGTGCGGGCGCAACTTCGAGTACTTCTCCGAAGACCCCCATCTCACGGGCGAACTCGGTGCGGCGATGGTGCGCGGTCTGCAGGACAACGGGATCGGCGCGTCGCTGAAGCACTTCGCGGCCAACAACCAGGAGCACAGTCGGATGACGGTCTCGGCCGAAGTCGATGAGCGGGCGCTGCGCGAGATCTACCTGCCCGCGTTCGAAACCGTGGTGCGCAAGGCGCAGCCGTGGACGGTGATGTGCTCCTACAACCGGCTCAACGGCACCTATGCCGCCGAGCATCGTTGGCTGCTCACCGAGGTATTGCGCGAGGAGTGGGGCTTCCAGGGGCTGGTGGTGTCGGACTGGTTCGCTGTCAACGACCGCGCAGCCGGTGTCAGCGCGGGCCTCGACCTCGAGATGCCCGCGAGCTCCGACGGCCCCGCCCGGGTGCTCGCCGCACTGGAATCCGGGGAACTCGACCGTGCGGATCTCGATCTCGCCGCGTCGCGGGTGCTGACTTTGATCGACCGGGCACGCGCGTCCGAGGGCCCTGCGGTCGTCGACACCGATGCCCATCACGAGCTGGCGCGTGAGGCCGCCCGCCGGTCCGCGGTGCTGCTGCAGAATGCCGGCGCACTGCCGCTGGCGGGGATCGGTGCTCCGATCGTGGTGTGCGGTGCGTTCGCCGTCACGCCGCGCTATCAGGGGGCGGGGAGTTCGCGGGTGGTGCCGACCCGGCTGGACAATGCCCTGGACGCGCTGCGTGCGGCGTTGCCCGATCGCACCATCGAATACTTCGCCGACTACGACCTGGCCGCCGCGACGGCGGCCGCGGACGCGGCCGAGGTCATCGTCTTCGCCGGACTGCCCGATTCCGCCGAGTCCGAGGGCTACGACCGATCGGTGATCGACCTGCCCGCCGATCAGGTCGAGTTCCTGGACACACTGCGGCAACGGCGCGGCCGACTGACCGTCGTCGTCCAGGCGGGCGCCGCGGTCACCTTGCCGTTTGCCGACCACGCCGACGCGATCCTGCTCGCCTGGCTCGGCGGCCAGGCAGCAGGCACCGCCGTCGCCGATCTGCTGTCGGGCGCGCACTCGCCGACGGGCAAGCTCGCCGAGACCATCCCGCTGGACCTGCGGCACACCCCCGCGTACACGGCCTTTCCCGGTGACGGCACCACGGTCGAGTATCGCGAGGGCATCTTCATCGGCTACCGCTGGTACGAAACCCGCGGCCTTCCGGTCGCCTTCCCCTTCGGGCACGGTCTCACCTACACGACGTTCGCCTACTCCGACCTGGAGGTGGCCGTCGAAGGGAACAGCGCCACGGCGGGATTCACCATCACCAACACGGGGGAGTACCCCGCGGCGGAGGTGGCGCAGATCTACATCGCCGATCCGGAGTCGGATCTCGCCCGCCCCGTCCACGAGCTGAAGGGGTTCGCGCGGGTCGAGCTCGGCCCCGGCGAATCCCGTCGGCTGCGGGTCGAACTCGATCGCCGCGCCTTCGCCTACTGGCATCCGCGGAAGGGCTCCTGGCACGTGGAGGCGGGCGAGTTCGTCGTCCAGGTCGGCGCGTCGAGTACCGACATCCGGGTGAGCCAGACCATCCAGCTCGACGGCGAGCCGTTGCCCGGCCGGCTCACCCCGACCTCGTCGACGGGCGCCTGGCTCGCCGACCCGGTCCATGGGCCCACGCTCCGCGAGATCCTGGGCCGCGCTTCCGGCGGCCTGGCGGGGGTACTGCTGGACAACCCCGAACTCGACTTCGGCCGATACAGCATGCTGGTCGGAACTCCGCTCAACCGGCTCTGCCGGATCGACGCGGTCGACTTCGACGTCGATGCGATCAACGACATCATCACCACCGCAACAGCTCCGGCTTCGCAGGCGCACGCCGCAGGCTGA
- a CDS encoding sulfatase: MNSVSADYLRMTRPRHVCQNHRRPSDASAINQKEWSMRAIMVMFDSLNRHLLPPYGGDWTHAPNFARLAERTTTFDNCWAGSMPCMPARREIHTGRHNFLHRSWGPLEPFDDSMPEMLRQAGVYTHLASDHPHYWEDGGATYHGRYNSWEFFRGQEGDPWKGQVAEPMIPEDVKRMRRGAYRQDWVNRQHLDTEAKHPQTLTFDAGVEFLHTNASQDRWFVQIETFDPHEPFFSHKEYKDLYPHDYDGPHFDWPDYKQVTETPDQVQHARFEYAALLSMCDASLGRVLDIMDEYDMWRDTMLIVCTDHGFLLGEKSWWGKSVMPWYNELVHLPLFAWDPRAAESAGRRSASLVQTIDLAPTLLEFFGVDRTGDMQGAPLPIAADVQARRAGLFGIHGGHVNVTDGRHVYMRAPVSPQNQPLEEFTLMPTHMRARFGTDELADLTLADPFTFTKGVRTLRIPGRSLMNPYQFGTLLFDLATDPGQLDPIQDDDVERRMAGLMVELMRDNDAPASQFERLGLPVTGPVTEAHLLVGAQRSLSRENLEPLPKPEDFAGGGAALLVPVREMLADPVTGPILRRHLPILGDTEVLQMIGDAALLDIAAAARGAVPVDKLHAIATELAALTAGVRNPASTRQ; the protein is encoded by the coding sequence ATGAACAGTGTGTCCGCAGATTATCTGAGGATGACACGCCCTCGGCATGTCTGCCAGAACCACCGGCGACCGAGCGACGCGTCGGCGATCAACCAGAAGGAATGGTCCATGCGAGCAATCATGGTGATGTTCGACAGCCTGAACAGGCACCTGCTGCCGCCGTACGGTGGCGACTGGACGCATGCTCCCAACTTCGCGCGGCTCGCCGAGCGCACGACCACCTTCGACAACTGCTGGGCCGGGTCCATGCCCTGTATGCCCGCACGCCGCGAGATCCACACCGGCCGGCACAACTTCCTGCACCGCAGCTGGGGGCCACTGGAACCCTTCGACGACTCCATGCCGGAGATGCTGCGGCAGGCCGGCGTCTACACCCATCTGGCCAGCGATCATCCGCACTACTGGGAGGACGGGGGTGCCACCTACCACGGCCGCTACAACAGCTGGGAGTTCTTCCGCGGCCAGGAAGGCGACCCGTGGAAGGGGCAGGTCGCGGAACCAATGATCCCCGAGGATGTCAAGCGGATGCGCCGCGGGGCGTATCGCCAGGATTGGGTGAACCGGCAGCACCTGGACACCGAGGCCAAGCATCCGCAGACATTGACCTTCGACGCGGGCGTGGAGTTCCTGCATACGAACGCGAGTCAGGATCGCTGGTTCGTGCAGATCGAGACCTTCGATCCGCACGAACCCTTCTTCAGCCACAAGGAATACAAGGACCTCTACCCGCACGACTACGACGGCCCGCACTTCGACTGGCCGGACTACAAACAGGTCACCGAAACGCCTGATCAGGTGCAGCATGCCCGTTTCGAATACGCGGCGCTGCTGTCGATGTGCGACGCATCGCTGGGTCGGGTTCTCGACATCATGGACGAGTACGACATGTGGCGGGACACGATGCTGATCGTGTGTACCGACCACGGGTTCCTGCTCGGTGAGAAGAGCTGGTGGGGCAAATCTGTGATGCCCTGGTACAACGAGTTGGTTCACCTGCCGCTGTTCGCGTGGGACCCGCGGGCCGCCGAGTCCGCCGGCAGGCGCAGTGCGTCCCTGGTGCAGACCATCGATCTCGCGCCGACACTGCTGGAGTTCTTCGGGGTTGACCGCACTGGTGACATGCAGGGCGCACCGTTGCCGATCGCCGCGGATGTGCAGGCACGCAGGGCCGGATTGTTCGGGATTCACGGCGGGCATGTCAATGTCACGGACGGTCGCCATGTCTACATGCGGGCGCCGGTATCGCCGCAGAACCAGCCGCTCGAGGAATTCACCCTCATGCCGACGCATATGCGTGCCCGTTTCGGCACCGACGAGCTCGCCGATCTCACGCTCGCCGATCCGTTCACCTTCACCAAAGGTGTACGGACGCTACGCATCCCCGGGCGCAGCCTGATGAACCCCTACCAGTTCGGCACCCTGCTGTTCGACCTGGCCACCGATCCGGGCCAACTCGACCCGATCCAGGACGACGATGTCGAACGTCGGATGGCGGGGCTGATGGTCGAGCTCATGCGCGACAACGACGCGCCGGCCAGTCAGTTCGAGCGGCTCGGACTGCCGGTCACCGGTCCCGTCACCGAAGCGCACCTGCTGGTGGGTGCCCAGCGCTCGCTGTCTCGCGAGAACCTCGAGCCGTTGCCGAAACCCGAAGACTTCGCCGGTGGTGGTGCGGCATTGCTGGTTCCGGTGCGTGAGATGCTCGCCGATCCGGTCACCGGGCCGATCCTGCGACGGCATCTGCCGATTCTCGGCGACACGGAGGTGCTGCAGATGATCGGTGACGCCGCGCTGCTCGATATCGCCGCGGCGGCACGCGGGGCCGTGCCGGTCGACAAACTCCACGCGATCGCGACGGAGCTGGCCGCTCTGACAGCCGGGGTTCGGAACCCGGCATCGACCCGGCAATGA